Proteins encoded by one window of Melanotaenia boesemani isolate fMelBoe1 chromosome 10, fMelBoe1.pri, whole genome shotgun sequence:
- the cav1 gene encoding caveolin-1: MTGELKDGETDEEFLHSPFIRKQGNIYKPNNKDMDNESLNEKTMDDVHTKEIDLVNRDPKHINDDVVKVDFEDIIAEPGGTYSFDSVWKASFTTFTVTKYWCYRLLTALVGIPLAVIWGIFFAILSFLHIWAVVPCIKSYMIEIHCISRVYSICMHTFCDPFFEAMGRCLSNIRIRTSKGV; this comes from the exons ATGACAGGAGAACTGAAGGACGGCGAGACTGACGAG GAGTTTCTGCATTCGCCTTTCATCCGAAAACAAGGGAACATATACAAACCAAACAACAAAGACATGGACAACGAAAGTCTGAACGAGAAGACGATGGATGATGTCCACACCAAAGAGATAGACTTGGTTAACCGGGATCCCAAGCACATAAACGACGATGTTGTCAAG GTGGACTTTGAGGATATCATTGCAGAGCCTGGTGGGACCTACAGCTTTGACAGTGTGTGGAAAGCCAGTTTCACAACATTCACCGTCACCAAGTACTGGTGCTACCGGCTGCTGACGGCGCTCGTCGGCATCCCCCTGGCAGTGATCTGGGGAATCTTCTTCGCCATCCTGTCCTTCCTGCACATCTGGGCTGTGGTGCCGTGCATCAAAAGCTACATGATCGAGATCCACTGCATCAGTCGTGTGTACTCCATCTGCATGCACACCTTCTGCGACCCGTTTTTCGAGGCCATGGGCAGATGCCTCAGCAACATCCGAATCCGCACGAGCAAAGGGGTGTAG
- the cav2 gene encoding caveolin-2: MGLEKEKLDTSIIMDEDEFNRSIEPILLKKGKVYAAASDRDPNNINVHLKVGFEDVIGEPVSTHSFDRVWIGSHAAFELVKFIFYRLLTTLLAVPMAFILGLVFGLLSCVHIWVVMPVIQSVMMFLPSVQTIWRSLTDMLVTPLFYSMGKCLSSIRVQTTEN; this comes from the exons ATGGGGCTGGAGAAGGAAAAATTGGACACGAGCATAATTATGGACGAAGACGAATTTAACAGATCGATAGAGCCGATTCTGTTGAAAAAGGGGAAGGTGTACGCAGCGGCTTCGGATCGGGATCCAAACAATATCAACGTGCATCTCAAG GTGGGATTTGAAGATGTCATCGGAGAGCCTGTTTCCACACATAGCTTTGACAGGGTGTGGATAGGAAGTCACGCCGCTTTTGAGCTAGTCAAATTCATCTTTTACCGCCTGCTGACCACATTGCTGGCTGTCCCCATGGCCTTCATCCTTGGACTGGTCTTTGGACTGCTCAGCTGCGTTCATATTTG GGTGGTGATGCCCGTCATCCAGAGTGTGATGATGTTCTTACCGTCAGTGCAGACAATATGGAGGAGTCTGACAGACATGCTTGTAACGCCGCTCTTCTACAGCATGGGGAAGTGCCTGTCCTCCATTCGAGTGCAAACTACGGAAAACTGA